A stretch of the Microtus ochrogaster isolate Prairie Vole_2 chromosome X, MicOch1.0, whole genome shotgun sequence genome encodes the following:
- the LOC102000076 gene encoding protein S-Myc-like yields the protein MLSCTRSSMPGMICKNSDLEFDSLKPCFYPEEDDVYFGGRNSTPPGEDIWKKFELLPTPRLSPSRALAEHSQEPVNWATEMLLPEADLWGNPAEEDVFGLGGLCGLSNNPVILQDCMWSGFSTRGKLESAVSKKLPNGSGSLPAGRSTSAHRATAAASSAGHARSGTASVGRGKAAWLTELAHLDSECMDPAVVFFPANKRQWVPVPAIPASAGAAGTAVSRGNHQASSTPRENILSNSGTEKEDEEEIDVVTVEETQSSKTVSRLPTAARPGNAALGPGRAQSSELILKRSVLIHEQHNYAAPPLPYVHSEDAPPHKKLKSQASLRPLKCILPLKPTRLAPRNSELQDIERRLNHNMMERQRRDSMRSSFLILRDLVPELVHNEKAAKVVILKKATEYIRTLQADECKLLMERERLRARQQQLLRKIKYPETY from the coding sequence ATGCTCAGCTGCACTAGATCCAGCATGCCCGGGATGATCTGCAAGAACTCGGACCTGGAGTTTGACTCGCTGAAGCCCTGCTTCTATCCGGAAGAAGATGACGTCTACTTTGGCGGTCGCAACTCCACGCCTCCGGGGGAGGACATCTGGAAGAAGTTTGAACTGTTGCCTACGCCTCGGTTGTCACCCAGCCGCGCTTTAGCGGAGCACAGCCAGGAGCCGGTGAACTGGGCTACCGAGATGCTGCTGCCTGAGGCCGACCTGTGGGGTAACCCGGCCGAGGAGGATGTTTTTGGCCTGGGAGGACTCTGTGGCCTCAGCAACAACCCGGTCATCCTTCAGGACTGCATGTGGAGTGGTTTCTCCACCCGGGGGAAGCTGGAGAGTGCGGTAAGCAAGAAGCTGCCAAACGGCTCTGGGTCCCTGCCCGCCGGCCGCAGCACCTCGGCCCATAGAGCGACTGCTGCAGCCAGCTCTGCGGGCCACGCGCGCAGCGGAACAGCAAGTGTGGGGCGTGGGAAAGCAGCCTGGCTCACAGAGCTCGCCCACCTGGACTCAGAGTGCATGGACCCCGCTGTGGTCTTCTTCCCAGCGAACAAGCGCCAGTGGGTGCCGGTACCGGCCATCCCCGCCAGTGCTGGCGCTGCCGGCACTGCAGTCAGCCGTGGTAACCACCAGGCCTCCAGCACCCCCAGAGAGAACATCCTGAGCAACTCAGGTactgagaaagaagatgaagaggaaatcGATGTGGTCACGGTGGAGGAAACCCAATCCTCCAAGACTGTCTCCAGGCTCCCCACCGCGGCGCGTCCTGGGAACGCAGCTCTGGGCCCCGGGCGCGCGCAGTCCAGCGAGTTGATCCTCAAGCGCAGCGTCCTCATTCATGAGCAGCACAACTACGCTGCGCCACCGTTGCCCTATGTGCACAGCGAGGACGCGCCGCCGCACAAGAAGCTCAAGAGCCAGGCTTCACTACGGCCCCTCAAGTGTATCCTCCCACTGAAGCCTACAAGACTGGCTCCCCGCAACTCAGAGTTGCAGGACATTGAGCGTCGCCTCAACCACAATATGATGGAGCGCCAACGCCGTGACAGTATGCGCTCCAGCTTCCTGATCCTCAGGGACCTTGTGCCTGAGCTGGTGCACAATGAGAAGGCAGCCAAAGTGGTCATTCTGAAAAAGGCCACCGAGTACATTCGCACCCTGCAGGCTGATGAGTGCAAGCTCCTGATGGAAAGGGAGAGACTGCGCGCAAGACAACAGCAGTTGCTGAGGAAAATCAAATACCCTGAGACATACTAA